A genomic segment from Anaerolineae bacterium encodes:
- a CDS encoding sugar phosphate isomerase/epimerase, producing the protein MKLSLAIQTPEVQPIVPVALLSGTFEEKLAKAARLGVDGVELMTCDPAQLDAGAIRAALNQYGLAAAAVGSGAIAFATGLTLLHADPVKAQQAEARLHELISFAAAIGAPLVTIGSFRGRAATVGDGARGRLIALLRSAADEAAARGVRLVLEPLNRYEMDLIRNADEGLAFLDEVAHPALGLLLDTYHANIEESSWTEPFRRAMAAGRLWHIHLGDNHRRPPGSGLIPFPLIVATLRELGYQGFLSAELLAQPDPDTAAEQTVSYMRTLI; encoded by the coding sequence ATGAAACTCTCTCTGGCGATTCAGACACCCGAGGTCCAACCGATCGTGCCGGTAGCACTCCTTAGTGGCACCTTCGAGGAGAAGTTGGCGAAGGCAGCCCGTCTGGGTGTGGATGGCGTGGAGCTGATGACGTGTGATCCGGCGCAGCTCGATGCCGGTGCCATACGCGCTGCGCTCAACCAATACGGCCTGGCTGCTGCAGCGGTGGGGAGTGGCGCCATCGCCTTCGCAACGGGCCTGACCCTGCTCCATGCTGACCCGGTAAAGGCTCAGCAAGCGGAGGCTCGCTTGCACGAACTGATCAGCTTCGCCGCCGCAATAGGTGCCCCTCTCGTCACCATCGGCAGCTTTCGGGGCCGCGCTGCAACTGTTGGCGATGGGGCACGTGGCCGGCTGATCGCCTTGTTGCGCTCGGCAGCCGACGAGGCAGCCGCCCGCGGTGTTCGCCTGGTCCTGGAGCCGCTGAACCGTTACGAGATGGACCTCATCCGAAATGCCGATGAGGGGTTGGCGTTTCTCGACGAGGTGGCCCACCCAGCCCTAGGGCTATTGCTCGACACGTACCACGCTAACATCGAGGAGAGCTCGTGGACGGAGCCGTTTCGGCGTGCTATGGCAGCCGGCCGCCTGTGGCATATACACTTGGGCGATAACCATCGCCGGCCGCCGGGGAGCGGCCTCATTCCCTTTCCCCTTATCGTGGCCACACTACGTGAGCTTGGCTATCAGGGGTTCCTCTCGGCGGAACTGTTAGCCCAACCAGATCCAGACACCGCTGCCGAGCAGACGGTGTCCTACATGCGGACCTTGATATAG
- a CDS encoding aminotransferase class III-fold pyridoxal phosphate-dependent enzyme, which produces MSRPNEVAVQRRWDWPYPIIARAEGIYLWDTNGKRYIDGSGGSSVVTSVGHGVKEIPAAMAKQAEAYSFYPAHVFSNEKLLELADLLAELAPGELRHNCKVWMTVTGSDATDDAARLARQYWVVKGQPSKHIIIGRWQAFHGDNIFSVSISGHTGRRRMFTPMFRDMPKIPPAFCYRCYFEKTYPECNLLCARVLEDAICQAGPENVAAFIAEPVVGAALGVCPAPDGYFQIIRQICDRYNVLFIADEVMTALGRTGKWWGIEHWDTTPDIIALSKSLTSGHYPVAAVIARNELWETLRAANAHFRAGHTLNASAVGMTAAIETIRYIQKHNLVENACVVGEYFLQQLQSLLEYRTVGDVRGRGMMVGFEFVRDKATKEPFPPQREVAHLFNRLTFERGLVTYPCTGMVRGVAGDAILMAPPLITTKAQIDEMMAILHDSMQAFEMEVLRG; this is translated from the coding sequence ATGAGTAGACCAAACGAGGTAGCGGTGCAACGCCGTTGGGATTGGCCCTATCCCATCATCGCGCGGGCCGAGGGGATTTACCTTTGGGATACGAATGGTAAACGTTACATTGATGGCTCTGGCGGCTCCTCCGTGGTGACGTCCGTAGGACACGGGGTGAAGGAGATCCCTGCCGCTATGGCGAAGCAAGCTGAAGCCTATTCCTTCTATCCGGCTCACGTCTTCTCTAATGAAAAGCTGTTGGAGCTGGCCGATCTCCTGGCCGAGTTGGCACCTGGTGAGTTGCGCCACAACTGCAAAGTCTGGATGACCGTCACCGGCAGTGATGCTACTGACGACGCTGCTCGCTTAGCTCGACAGTACTGGGTCGTCAAGGGGCAGCCCTCCAAGCACATTATCATCGGCCGCTGGCAGGCGTTTCACGGCGATAATATCTTCTCGGTGAGCATCTCCGGCCACACGGGTCGGCGCAGGATGTTCACCCCGATGTTTCGCGATATGCCCAAGATCCCGCCGGCGTTCTGCTACCGCTGCTATTTCGAGAAGACCTACCCGGAGTGCAATCTGCTCTGCGCCCGTGTGCTGGAAGATGCCATCTGCCAAGCCGGGCCAGAGAATGTGGCCGCGTTCATCGCTGAGCCAGTGGTGGGAGCGGCACTGGGCGTCTGCCCGGCGCCGGATGGCTACTTTCAGATCATCCGCCAGATCTGCGACCGATATAATGTCCTCTTCATCGCCGATGAGGTGATGACGGCATTGGGGCGCACGGGCAAGTGGTGGGGAATCGAGCATTGGGACACCACACCTGACATCATCGCCCTTTCCAAGTCATTGACTAGTGGCCACTATCCGGTAGCGGCTGTCATCGCGCGCAACGAATTGTGGGAGACGCTGCGGGCTGCCAACGCTCACTTTCGCGCTGGCCATACTTTGAACGCCAGCGCTGTCGGCATGACGGCTGCGATTGAAACCATCCGTTATATCCAAAAGCACAACTTGGTCGAAAACGCCTGCGTCGTCGGCGAGTACTTCCTGCAACAGTTGCAAAGTCTGCTCGAATACCGCACCGTAGGTGATGTGCGCGGCCGCGGCATGATGGTGGGCTTCGAGTTCGTGCGCGATAAGGCGACCAAGGAGCCTTTCCCGCCGCAGCGCGAGGTCGCACACCTGTTTAATCGGCTGACCTTCGAGCGCGGGCTGGTGACGTACCCTTGTACGGGCATGGTGCGCGGCGTGGCCGGCGATGCCATCCTCATGGCGCCGCCGCTCATCACTACGAAGGCGCAGATAGACGAGATGATGGCGATTTTGCACGACTCTATGCAGGCGTTTGAAATGGAGGTCCTTAGAGGATGA
- a CDS encoding trimethylamine methyltransferase family protein produces MKTGMKGGMLNILTESQVEQVHQAALSLLENPGVLSESDLFLDLFEKGGAWVDREARVIRVPSDMIETAIRSAPRSFILYGRNDPAMDLLLEPGRVYYGMGGTSEPLFFDYDLWRPRQPTKQDMILNTRLGHALPNIDFVQTLCMSADMPTNHIFFHDFDAIFRNTTKPTVINILDRRFTEHLLEMTAAVSGGEEALRQKPSVMGIVTPISPLKVTVMNEGIVDAVLAGVPILYSPGPLMGATGPATVAGTLALTLAEVLFGLTLTQLVCPGAPVVLKPDTDVFDMATTQCTYGSPEQNLGKIAAAQIARHYQLPIYGLGGGVEAKVPDAEAASEAMMSMLLNGLAGMTLNQSLGTLSWGQYGSREMVVICDELVHMIRRILAGIEINEDTLALDVIREVGYGGSFLGHDHTVRYFRRELFFPRLFRRQTIQEWEQAGAKMIHEVAHERVEEILATAGPVPLPPGADAALERALKRATSDYTQ; encoded by the coding sequence ATGAAAACTGGTATGAAGGGTGGTATGCTAAACATCCTGACAGAAAGCCAAGTTGAACAGGTACATCAGGCCGCGCTTTCCCTGTTGGAGAACCCGGGTGTCCTTAGCGAGTCAGACCTGTTCCTCGATCTTTTCGAGAAGGGTGGTGCTTGGGTAGATCGGGAAGCCCGTGTGATTCGCGTGCCATCAGACATGATCGAGACGGCTATCCGATCGGCGCCACGCTCATTTATCCTATACGGCCGTAATGATCCAGCGATGGACTTGCTCCTGGAGCCGGGTCGCGTCTATTACGGTATGGGCGGGACCTCGGAGCCTCTCTTCTTTGACTACGATCTGTGGCGCCCACGCCAGCCCACCAAGCAGGACATGATCCTCAACACGCGCCTGGGGCATGCGCTCCCCAATATTGACTTTGTGCAGACCCTGTGCATGTCGGCGGATATGCCAACGAACCACATCTTCTTCCACGACTTTGATGCTATCTTCCGTAACACCACCAAGCCCACGGTCATCAACATCCTCGATCGACGCTTTACAGAGCACCTTCTAGAGATGACGGCAGCGGTTTCGGGTGGAGAAGAGGCCCTGCGGCAGAAGCCTAGCGTGATGGGGATCGTCACCCCGATCTCGCCACTCAAGGTTACCGTCATGAATGAGGGGATCGTAGACGCTGTGCTGGCCGGGGTGCCCATCTTGTACTCACCCGGCCCTCTGATGGGTGCTACCGGCCCGGCCACTGTCGCCGGCACGCTAGCCCTCACCCTGGCCGAGGTACTTTTCGGTCTGACGTTGACGCAATTGGTTTGCCCCGGGGCCCCTGTCGTCCTGAAGCCTGACACCGACGTCTTCGATATGGCTACGACACAGTGCACGTATGGTAGCCCAGAGCAGAACCTGGGCAAGATCGCTGCCGCTCAGATCGCTCGTCACTATCAACTTCCCATCTATGGGCTGGGCGGCGGTGTCGAAGCGAAAGTGCCAGATGCCGAGGCGGCCAGCGAAGCCATGATGAGCATGCTGCTTAACGGGCTGGCGGGCATGACCCTCAACCAGAGCCTGGGGACCCTCTCCTGGGGACAATACGGATCACGAGAGATGGTGGTGATCTGTGATGAGCTGGTGCATATGATCCGACGCATCCTAGCCGGCATTGAAATCAACGAAGATACGCTGGCCTTAGATGTAATCCGAGAGGTGGGTTACGGGGGAAGCTTCCTCGGTCACGATCATACCGTGCGCTATTTTCGCCGGGAACTGTTCTTCCCGCGCCTGTTCCGCCGCCAGACCATCCAGGAGTGGGAACAAGCCGGGGCGAAGATGATCCACGAGGTCGCTCACGAACGCGTGGAGGAGATTCTCGCAACGGCCGGTCCGGTTCCCTTGCCGCCCGGCGCCGATGCAGCATTAGAGCGCGCTCTGAAAAGAGCGACCAGCGATTATACTCAGTAA